One genomic window of Pelmatolapia mariae isolate MD_Pm_ZW linkage group LG5, Pm_UMD_F_2, whole genome shotgun sequence includes the following:
- the LOC134628249 gene encoding uncharacterized protein LOC134628249 yields MSFTTNSALVPGRDSLPLKKRDQRPSSPLQQQQQQQQQQCDAANFKAPYPYKSHTELTTKHTGPFQPVPRRVTALYQPWMQTPTPNRSKPQILSAFREHHGWAEWREFNPLHPGWDFPNHYQHQSHISGTPALHPGHPYYPSRFNAVSLEGFHRASGAYSWEKHKTSREKSLNAERQTYSRHKGPYMRKGERKTEYFPRVEKASTSPLSTSLPHSPRENPKLQPDLSHRSTKAASISGHSFIQVSPKNSKSAGSFTKDDASRSPTRPSSEHVSSSTASPNRFPWLLPHFVAGSLIELRDGRLRRVEHLQTEDFLLGSLACPDLRLSCCTVQSISPSASSSSISRLLIMLHDQQSQELVDVYVEYPFFVRGRGWSSCSPQRTARLCGLQCHQLSVGDVCLALTPVLAPQAPQPATSEPKTSPGKLEEEGCESLKAPHPQSGPSTLLPTRPGEQALEPKRGAEAVRRRHFSAPELRGPGTNCM; encoded by the exons ATGAGCTTCACAACAAACTCGGCTCTGGTCCCGGGTAGGGACAGCCTCCCGCTCAAGAAGAGGGACCAAAGACCAAGCTCGccacttcagcagcagcagcagcagcagcagcagcagtgcgaTGCTGCAAACTTTAAGGCGCCATACCCTTACAAGAGCCACACCGAACTCACCACAAAGCACACTGGCCCATTCCAGCCTGTGCCGAGACGGGTTACTGCCCTGTACCAGCCCTGGATGCAGACACCCACACCTAACAGGTCCAAACCACAGATTCTTTCTGCATTCAGGGAGCATCATGGTTGGGCAGAGTGGAGAGAGTTCAACCCCTTGCACCCTGGATGGGACTTTCCTAACCACTATCAGCACCAAAGCCACATATCTGGCACACCTGCACTCCACCCAGGCCATCCGTACTATCCTTCCAGATTCAACGCTGTCTCCCTGGAGGGTTTCCACAGAGCGAGTGGAGCGTACAGCTGGGAGAAGCACAAGACTTCAAGAGAGAAGAGTTTGAACGCAGAGAGGCAGACCTACAGCAGGCATAAAGGTCCATACAtgagaaaaggagagagaaaaactgAGTATTTTCCCAGGGTCGAAAAGGCAAGTACTTCACCTTTGAGCACAAGCCTACCTCACTCTCCCCGTGAGAACCCCAAACTTCAACCTGATTTGTCGCACAGATCAACAAAGGCTGCCTCTATTTCTGGACATTCCTTCATACAAGTTTCCCCAAAAAACTCCAAAAGCGCTGGCAGCTTCACGAAGGACGACGCTTCAAGATCTCCCACGAGGCCCTCCTCTGAGCACGTTTCCTCCTCCACCGCCTCTCCTAACCGTTTCCCCTGGCTCCTCCCTCACTTTGTGGCCGGTTCTCTGATTGAGCTCAGGGACGGGCGGCTGAGGAGGGTAGAGCACCTGCAAACTGAAGACTTCCTGCTTGGCTCACTGGCCTGTCCAGACCTCCGCCTGAGCTGCTGCACGGTGCAGAGTATTTCCCCCTCAGCTTCCTCGTCCTCGATCTCCCGCCTCCTCATCATGCTTCACGACCAGCAAAGCCAG GAGCTGGTGGATGTGTATGTGGAGTACCCGTTCTTCGTGCGTGGGCGCGGCTGGTCTTCCTGCAGCCCTCAGAGGACTGCTCGCCTCTGCGGCCTGCAGTGCCACCAGCTCAGCGTAGGGGATGTCTGCCTGGCTCTCACACCTGTATTAGCTCCCCAGGCTCCACAGCCAGCCACATCAGAACCAAAAACCTCACCCGGGAAGTTAGAAGAGGAAGGGTGTGAGTCCCTAAAAGCACCACATCCACAATCTGGCCCGAGCACACTGCTTCCCACAAGGCCAGGGGAACAAGCACTGGAGCCGAAGAGGGGCGCAGAGGCGGTCCGCAGGAGGCACTTCTCAGCCCCTGAGCTGAGAGGTCCAGGAACTAATTGCATGTAG
- the LOC134627228 gene encoding dysbindin-like, with translation MSSSSANLHNKRLPSESERSQRLPDVDAAQQLKLRERQRFFEEVFQHDVDVYLSSAHLCIKDYRRPPIGSISSMEVNVDLLDQMELIDISDQEGLDVFFSSVGEEGMLTSPLPGNNHNEEAISNGLFRHVLESLDAKSRMSSTSSNSSSDSQTMNVNGEDTPVVGSDSEETHTNTVKRRAMSPKTEEGKSSNSAPSS, from the exons ATGAGCTCCTCGTCAGCCAACCTGCACAACAAACGCCTACCCT CGGAGAGCGAGCGCAGTCAGAGGCTCCCAGATGTGGACGCAGCACAGCAACTCaagctgagagagagacagcgtTTCTTTGAGGAAGTCTTCCAGCACGATGTGGACGTCTACCTTTCCTCGGCACACCTTTGTATCAAAGATTACAGAAGAC CTCCTATTGGCAGCATCTCTTCTATGGAGGTGAATGTGGACTTGTTGGATCAAATGGAGCTGATTGACATCTCTGACCAGGAGGGTTTGGATGTCTTTTTCAGTTCCGTAGGAGAAGAAGGAATGCTGACTTCCCCGCTGCCAG GAAATAACCACAATGAGGAAGCCATCAGTAATGGACTGTTTCGACATGTCCTTGAAAGTCTTGACGCCAAGTCCCGCATGTCCTCCACATCTTCAAATTCTTCCTCTGACAGCCAGACCATGAATGTCAACGGGGAAGACACTCCTGTGGTTGGGTCAGACAGCGAGGAAACACACACCAATACAGTCAAGCGCAGAGCCATGTCCCCAAAGACAGAGGAGGGGAAAAGTTCGAATTCAGCTCCGTCTTCATAG